CGAGCCATGCTAGTTTGATACCTGAGACCGGGAAGAAAAAAGTCGCCGAGATTCAGGGCCACGCGGGAGGACGCCGCTCAGGGCAGAGCCATGAGCTCCTGCGGGACTTCGAGGCCACGCTTCTGCAGATGTTCGGACTGCGCCGCCGCCCGCAGCCTAGCAAGAGTGCCGTCATTCCGGATTACATGCGGGATCTTTACCGGCTTCAgtctggggaggaggaggaagagcagttCCGCAGCGCTGGTCTAGAGTATCCTGAGCGCCCGGCTAGCCGGGCCAACACCGTGAGGAGCTTCCACCACGAAGGTCAGTCTCTGCCCCCAGTCTGCGTGGGGGAGGGCTAGCAGGGCTTTCTAGAGGGGCAGTGAAAGCCCTCGGGAAGAAGAGTTCGGGTTACATCAAAGCCCCAATCCAGCAGGCTGAGGAACAGAGCTGCTTACCTCCAAGAATTTGCAGAGCTGCCGCCGAACTTGCATTTTGGAGACAGAGGGGGAGGTGTTCAGGGGAAGGGGAATGACAGCACTCAGACGTGGGCTCGCCCCAGCGGTGTGTTTTTGCTATATCAAAGCGTTTTCTGCTGGATTTTctgcccgttttttttttttcaaagcaccTTCTGAATTTAATATTACAGCTGTGTGTTTGTCGGGTTTATTCAATAGGGGCCTTGTAATCCGATCTGAATGTTTCCTAGCGGATGTTTCTTTTCCAAAGTAAATCTGAGTTATTAATCCACCAGCATCATTACTGTGTTGGAATTTATTTTCCCCTCTGTAACATGATCAACAAGGCATGCTCTGTGTTTCCAAGATCACTGGGGAAATGTTTAGTAACATACTCAATAGTGGAAGAGGGAGAGGGTGGCTGTGTGCATGTTTCCTCCTGCCTGTACTCTATTGgcccctctttttctttacaagcACTTGTAAAGAAAACTGTGGACACAAAGCCAAGAGGGAGTTTTCAAAGAGGAGTCTGATAGTGGTGCCATACAGGAGttgacacatggaaattattAGAAATATCAAGGAGGCTGGGAGATAGTTTCTGTCTTTGGTGCCTGAGAAATGCTAGCCACATTTTGCGGGTTTGCTAACTGCCCCACTTATATGCTCCTTCAAATTAAGGGGTATGCTTATTTCTCCCCAGTGGGTTTCCCCTGCATAAGCAGAATTCACCACTGATCATCCAACCCTGAGCTATCTCTTGACTCTTCCGTCTTTGAAAAAAGTTCAcgtgctttttcttttcctcttccttcctaaCTGTGCCTAGAACATCTGGAGAACATCCCAGGGATCAGTGAAAACTCTGCTTTTCGTTTCTTCTTTAACCTCAGCAGCATCCCAGAGAACGAGGTGATCTCCTCTGCAGAGCTTCGGCTCTTCCGGGAGCAGGTGGACCAGGGCCCTGATTGGGAACGGGGCTTCCACCGTATAAACATTTATGAGGTTATGAAGCCCCCAACAGAAGTGGTGCCCGGGCACCTCATCATACGACTACTGGACACGAGACTGGTCCACCACAATGTGACACGGTGGGAAACTTTTGATGTGAGCCCTGCGGTCCTTCGCTGGACCCGGGAGAAGCAGCCGAACTATGGGCTGGCCATTGAGGTGACTCACCTCCATCAGACTCGGACCCACCAGGGCCAGCATGTCAGGATTAGCCGATCGTTACCTCAAGGGAGTGGGAATTGGGCCCAACTCCGGCCCCTCCTGGTCACCTTTGGCCATGATGGCCGGGGCCATGCTTTAACCCGACGCCGGAGGGCCAAGCGTAGCCCTAAGCATCACCCACAGCGGGCCCGGAAGAAGAATAAGAACTGCCGGCGCCACTCACTCTATGTGGACTTCAGCGATGTGGGCTGGAATGACTGGATTGTGGCGCCACCAGGCTACCAGGCCTTCTACTGCCATGGGGACTGCCCCTTTCCACTGGCTGACCACCTCAACTCAACCAACCATGCCATTGTGCAGACCCTGGTCAATTCTGTCAATTCCAGTATCCCCAAAGCCTGTTGTGTGCCCACTGAACTGAGCGCCATCTCCATGCTGTACCTGGATGAGTATGACAAGGTGGTACTGAAAAATTATCAAGAGATGGTAGTAGAGGGATGTGGGTGCCGCTGAAATCAGGCAGTCGTTgaggatagacagacagatatacacaacacacgcacacacacaccatacacacacgtacccatccactcacccacacACTACACAGACTGCTTCCTTATAGctggacttttatttttaaaaaaaaaagaaaaaaaaaaaaaaggaaaaaaaaccctaaacatTCACCTTGACCTT
The sequence above is a segment of the Saimiri boliviensis isolate mSaiBol1 chromosome 2, mSaiBol1.pri, whole genome shotgun sequence genome. Coding sequences within it:
- the BMP4 gene encoding bone morphogenetic protein 4 isoform X1, which encodes MIPGNRMLMVVLLCQVLLGGTSHASLIPETGKKKVAEIQGHAGGRRSGQSHELLRDFEATLLQMFGLRRRPQPSKSAVIPDYMRDLYRLQSGEEEEEQFRSAGLEYPERPASRANTVRSFHHEEHLENIPGISENSAFRFFFNLSSIPENEVISSAELRLFREQVDQGPDWERGFHRINIYEVMKPPTEVVPGHLIIRLLDTRLVHHNVTRWETFDVSPAVLRWTREKQPNYGLAIEVTHLHQTRTHQGQHVRISRSLPQGSGNWAQLRPLLVTFGHDGRGHALTRRRRAKRSPKHHPQRARKKNKNCRRHSLYVDFSDVGWNDWIVAPPGYQAFYCHGDCPFPLADHLNSTNHAIVQTLVNSVNSSIPKACCVPTELSAISMLYLDEYDKVVLKNYQEMVVEGCGCR
- the BMP4 gene encoding bone morphogenetic protein 4 isoform X2 gives rise to the protein MREGRGGGREGRSAEPGPEARSHSVVPSRATHCCSFPEPFQQVCSRLAVKNHGLLLYALFSVILLGGTSHASLIPETGKKKVAEIQGHAGGRRSGQSHELLRDFEATLLQMFGLRRRPQPSKSAVIPDYMRDLYRLQSGEEEEEQFRSAGLEYPERPASRANTVRSFHHEEHLENIPGISENSAFRFFFNLSSIPENEVISSAELRLFREQVDQGPDWERGFHRINIYEVMKPPTEVVPGHLIIRLLDTRLVHHNVTRWETFDVSPAVLRWTREKQPNYGLAIEVTHLHQTRTHQGQHVRISRSLPQGSGNWAQLRPLLVTFGHDGRGHALTRRRRAKRSPKHHPQRARKKNKNCRRHSLYVDFSDVGWNDWIVAPPGYQAFYCHGDCPFPLADHLNSTNHAIVQTLVNSVNSSIPKACCVPTELSAISMLYLDEYDKVVLKNYQEMVVEGCGCR